The following proteins are co-located in the Paenibacillus sp. JNUCC32 genome:
- the hisS gene encoding histidine--tRNA ligase, translating into MANEKFEKPTGTQDILPGAVEKWQFIEEKARDLCRRYNYREIRTPIFEQTELFERGVGETTDIVEKEMYTFKDKGDRSMTLRPEGTAGVVRAYVQNKLYGEPDVTKLYYMGPMFRYERPQAGRYRQFHQFGVEVFGTADPAIDAEVIALGYSFYKELGLNGVKAEINSVGTPEVRAAYRSALLAFLEPMKDSLCSDCQSRMERNPLRVLDCKKDQGKFGDAPSILDSLDEECSTHFEKVKGYLDAMGIEYEINPRLVRGLDYYTHTAFEFKAQGIGAIDTVGGGGRFNGLVGQIGGPDQPGIGFGIGLERIQLILEHQGVNLSASKPLDVYLVALGEAAERELAKLIYELRSNGVSAERDYLGRKMKAQMKSADRLQARYTAILGDDELVRGEIALKSMETGEQRTVRLDSLVQEFV; encoded by the coding sequence ATGGCAAACGAGAAATTCGAGAAGCCGACAGGCACGCAGGACATCCTGCCAGGAGCCGTCGAGAAATGGCAGTTTATCGAGGAAAAGGCACGTGATCTATGCCGGAGGTACAACTACCGCGAAATTCGCACACCGATCTTCGAACAGACCGAATTGTTCGAACGCGGGGTCGGCGAAACGACGGATATCGTAGAGAAGGAAATGTACACGTTCAAGGACAAAGGGGATCGCAGCATGACTCTTCGTCCGGAAGGGACGGCAGGCGTCGTTCGGGCTTACGTGCAAAACAAGCTGTATGGAGAGCCCGATGTCACGAAGCTGTACTATATGGGGCCCATGTTCCGCTATGAGCGGCCGCAGGCGGGCCGATACCGCCAGTTCCACCAGTTCGGCGTTGAGGTGTTCGGCACCGCGGATCCGGCTATCGATGCCGAGGTCATTGCGCTGGGGTACAGCTTCTACAAGGAACTTGGACTGAACGGGGTAAAAGCAGAGATTAACTCCGTGGGAACGCCCGAGGTAAGGGCAGCTTACCGCAGTGCGCTGCTTGCTTTCCTGGAACCGATGAAAGACAGCCTTTGCTCGGACTGCCAGTCGCGCATGGAACGCAACCCGCTTCGCGTGCTGGATTGCAAGAAGGACCAAGGGAAGTTCGGTGATGCGCCTTCGATCCTGGACAGCCTGGACGAGGAGTGCAGCACGCATTTCGAGAAAGTCAAAGGGTACCTGGACGCCATGGGCATCGAGTATGAGATCAATCCAAGACTGGTTCGGGGATTGGACTATTACACGCATACCGCCTTCGAATTCAAGGCCCAGGGCATCGGCGCGATTGATACGGTAGGCGGGGGCGGACGCTTCAACGGTCTCGTCGGCCAGATCGGCGGACCGGATCAGCCGGGCATCGGGTTCGGCATCGGCCTTGAGCGTATCCAATTGATTCTGGAGCATCAAGGCGTCAATCTGTCGGCCTCGAAGCCTTTGGATGTCTATCTGGTGGCGCTGGGTGAAGCCGCCGAGCGGGAATTGGCGAAATTGATCTACGAACTCCGCAGCAATGGCGTGTCCGCGGAACGCGATTATCTCGGCCGGAAAATGAAAGCCCAGATGAAATCGGCCGATCGTCTGCAAGCCCGTTATACCGCCATTCTGGGCGACGACGAGCTGGTGCGGGGCGAAATCGCATTGAAGTCGATGGAGACCGGCGAGCAGCGAACCGTGAGGCTGGATAGCCTGGTACAGGAATTTGTTTAA
- a CDS encoding type 1 glutamine amidotransferase domain-containing protein, which yields MSKVAFLLADQFEDSEMKTPYDAVKEAGHQADIIGLKQGQEVKGKQGKASYTTDKAIADVNINDYDAVVIPGGSSPENLRLDSHILQFVAAADKAGKPIASICHGPQILASADLLKGRTITSYPPLQDDMVNAGANFKDEEVVVDRNFITSRTPKDEPAFVRELLKAL from the coding sequence ATGAGTAAAGTAGCATTTCTACTAGCCGACCAATTCGAAGATTCCGAGATGAAAACTCCTTACGATGCCGTGAAGGAAGCGGGGCATCAGGCTGATATCATTGGATTGAAACAAGGACAAGAGGTAAAGGGCAAACAGGGCAAGGCTTCCTACACAACCGATAAAGCCATTGCGGACGTCAACATAAACGATTATGATGCGGTGGTTATTCCAGGCGGTTCTTCTCCGGAAAACTTGCGTCTGGATTCCCATATATTGCAGTTTGTTGCAGCGGCGGACAAGGCAGGCAAACCGATTGCCTCGATATGCCACGGGCCGCAAATTTTGGCAAGCGCCGACCTGCTGAAGGGACGCACGATCACTTCCTATCCTCCGCTTCAGGATGATATGGTAAACGCCGGCGCCAACTTTAAGGATGAGGAAGTCGTCGTGGATCGGAATTTCATTACGTCCCGGACTCCGAAAGACGAGCCGGCCTTCGTGCGCGAGCTGTTAAAAGCGCTGTAG